Within Pseudomonas cichorii, the genomic segment ATGCCAGCCACCACCTAGCGCCTTGTAAAGGTTGATTTCGGCCGTCAATTGGGCGAGACGGTCCGAGATCAGTGTCGATTGAGCGGTGAACAGCGAGCGCTGGGCATCCAGCAGGGTAAGGCTGCTATCAAGGCCGCTTCTGTAACGTGCCTCTGCCAGCCGGTAGTAGTCCTCGTTGGCTTTGAGTGAGTCACGCTGCGCGATCAGTTGTTCTGTGTAGGTCTGCCTTGCCGCCAGGCCATCGGCGACTTCCTGGAATGCGGTCTGGATGCTTTTCTCATACTGTGCGACCCGGATATCTTTCTGGATTTTCGAGTAGTCCAGGCTGGCGCGCAGGTTGCCGGCATTGAAGATCGGAATGTTGATCTGTGGCTGGAACAGCCAACCCCCTGAACCCGCCTTGAACAACCCCGACAGCGCAGTACTTGAGGTGCCTGCATTGGCAGTCAGGCTGATACTGGGAAAGAATGCGGCCCGCGCAGCGCCGATATTGGCATTGGCGGCTTTGAGCAGGTATTCGGCTTGGAGAATGTCCGGGCGACGCTGTAACAGTTCCGAAGGCAAGCCCGCGGGTACGCTGCCAAGAAGCTCGCTGCTCAAGGGCTGCGCCGGCAGCGTATCCGAAACACTGGCACCCACCAGCAGTGTCAGGGCATTGAGGTCCTGGGCAACCAGTCTTTCGTATTGCGCCAGGCGTGCCCGCGCACTTTCCACGGATGTACGAGCCTGGCTGATGGCCAGGGCCGATGCAGTGCCTGCCGATCCTTGCTGCAGGGTCAGATTGAGACTCTGCTCATAGGTTTGCAGGGTGTCACTGGTGAGCCTGAGTTGTTCCTGATCTGCACGCCAGGTGAGGTAAGCGTTTGCCACGTTGGCCACAAGACTCAGTTGCGTACTGCGCCGTGCCTGTTCGCTGGAAAGATAGATTTCCAGATCTTCACGGGAAAGACTGCGGTTGCGGCCGAACAGGTCCAGCTCGTAGGCGCTGATACCCAATGTGGTGGAGTAGGAGCTGCTGATGGCGCGCTTGTTGACTCCAGACAAATCGGCAGGAAGGCTCTGTCGCGTGCCTGACCCGCTCACCGAAACAGCAGGAAACAGGTCGCTGCGTTGTATGCGGTGCTGAGCCTGATAGGCCTCGAGATTGAGTACGGCCACGCGCAAGTCGCGGTTATTGGACAACGAGCTTTCGATCAGTTGGCCAAGTACCGGGTCACGAAAGAAGTTTCGCCAGCCTTGTTCCGCCGCTGCCTGACCTGCAGACGCAGTAACACCTGTCGCATAGGCTGTACCAGTCGGATAGCTTGCAGCTACAGGTGCGGGCGGGCGTTGATAGTCGGGAATGAGAGAGCAACCGCCAAGCACTGAAGCCGCCAGGGCGCTGAGTAGGAAGTACTTCATTGAAATAGCCTTTGTGGGTACCGGCAACCCTCTGCATTCAGTGGATCAGGCACTCTGGGAGACACCAATCATCCACTTCACCAGACCATGACGTCCTTTCACGCCAAGCTTGGCTGCTGCACGTTTGAGGTAGGTTTCTATGGAGCTGTTTTTGACATGGAGTTTTTCAGCCATTTCCGGAACAGTTGAACCGGCAAGCAAGCCAAGACAGATTTCCTTTTCACGCAATGACAGCCTGACTTCGGAGAGCGTCAGCTTTTCGTTGAAGTCTTTCTGCAACTGTTGCCCACCCTGCATTGCTGAATCTTCTTCGGTCGGTGTGCTGAAGAGATTGCGTGTTGTCTGAGCGTGTCGCTCCAGCAAGGGCAGCAGGGTTTCGGAAAAATTCTTCAGGAAGGACAGCTCATGCAGAGAGAAATCACGCAGTGGCGGTTCCCGACGCAGAGAGATCACACAGCGCCGATTGGACTTTCGTGAAACCAGATTGCACTGGTAAGCGACACTGGAACCCGCGTTACTGCCCGGTGCATCGTTGATTGTGTATTTGAGGTGAATCAGCAGTGAATCATCCAGGTTGAGCATCCGCGTGAGCAGCATCTGGTTGTCCGGCAATGCTGTCGGCGTTCCCAGCTTTCGCTCTGTAGCTTCGCGCCCAAGAGGCTGGATGCTTATGATGCTTGCCTCGCTTTCATCGATAGTCCATTCGCTGAGTTCAAGGAAATCGATGGGCACAGAGGCTGCTATGAGCTGATACATATTGGAGACGAACTGCGCATCACCGACGCTCGAGATAAGACGCCCCAGTTCAAGAAAGTAAGCCGGTTGCTTTCCCGTCATTCGTAGATTGGCATTCATCACACGTGTGCCCCCATGGCATTAATTTCCGCCGGTATTTCAGGTATCACCCGGCCCGGAAGTCAATCAATGTCTTGCCTTGTGGTGCGCTCATTTTGTAGGACAAGACTCCTAATGTATGGATGAATGTACACAGGGGCCTTGATCCATGTCTGTAAGGGAAACTGGGGACAAACTGTCATGCATGTCTCTGAAAACGCTACAGAGCCTGCACTGTAAGGTTCTTGAGCCTGTAGATGAACATCACAGCAATCTTGTCCCCGAATGCAAGGACAGACGCGTCCGAGCCCGAATGCTTCTATTCCCCTGACAGAGAATGAGGGGGTTGCATGCATATCACGAAAAGGGCCTGGTGGTGAGGAGGATCTGGCGTTTTCTGCGTGGTCTCAACTACCGCAAGATCATTCTGCGGATGATTTTCATCGACCTGCTGGTGTCACTGGCCGGTTATGCTCTTTATAAAGGTGCCACGCAAGACGAGGCTCCTCATTACCTGACCGCTTCGGCCGAGATTACCCACATCGAAAATGCTGTACAGGCAGAGGGCGTGCTTCAGGGCCAGCAGCAAGTGGATGTGGGGTCCCAGGTTTCCGGCCAGTTGCAAAGCCTGAAGGTCGCTCCCGGCGACAATGTCCAGAAAGGGCAGTTACTGGCCCAGATCGATCCTCTGCCGGCGAGCAATGCGTTGCGTC encodes:
- a CDS encoding efflux transporter outer membrane subunit — its product is MKYFLLSALAASVLGGCSLIPDYQRPPAPVAASYPTGTAYATGVTASAGQAAAEQGWRNFFRDPVLGQLIESSLSNNRDLRVAVLNLEAYQAQHRIQRSDLFPAVSVSGSGTRQSLPADLSGVNKRAISSSYSTTLGISAYELDLFGRNRSLSREDLEIYLSSEQARRSTQLSLVANVANAYLTWRADQEQLRLTSDTLQTYEQSLNLTLQQGSAGTASALAISQARTSVESARARLAQYERLVAQDLNALTLLVGASVSDTLPAQPLSSELLGSVPAGLPSELLQRRPDILQAEYLLKAANANIGAARAAFFPSISLTANAGTSSTALSGLFKAGSGGWLFQPQINIPIFNAGNLRASLDYSKIQKDIRVAQYEKSIQTAFQEVADGLAARQTYTEQLIAQRDSLKANEDYYRLAEARYRSGLDSSLTLLDAQRSLFTAQSTLISDRLAQLTAEINLYKALGGGWHEYTTPASLPPAPHQAPPA
- a CDS encoding helix-turn-helix transcriptional regulator; the protein is MNANLRMTGKQPAYFLELGRLISSVGDAQFVSNMYQLIAASVPIDFLELSEWTIDESEASIISIQPLGREATERKLGTPTALPDNQMLLTRMLNLDDSLLIHLKYTINDAPGSNAGSSVAYQCNLVSRKSNRRCVISLRREPPLRDFSLHELSFLKNFSETLLPLLERHAQTTRNLFSTPTEEDSAMQGGQQLQKDFNEKLTLSEVRLSLREKEICLGLLAGSTVPEMAEKLHVKNSSIETYLKRAAAKLGVKGRHGLVKWMIGVSQSA